Proteins from one Kwoniella shivajii chromosome 1, complete sequence genomic window:
- a CDS encoding kynurenine 3-monooxygenase, with the protein MTGTRPRKALVIGAGPVGALTALSLHRRGWEVELWESRDDPRGVDAAPSNLRSINLAISSRGLEALRSVDPSLAEQFQNEAIPMKGRMIHHVDGKQESQIYDPINEQCINSIGRPLLNQRLVESLPEEIKIRFNTKLSRVDLNHKYAYGSSADDKNVVPGEEHDDGEIASTGAGLSSGSKKGKNKEKEDSKSTSFDLIVGCDGSWSKVRTSMMRMERIDFSQSFIPHAYIELHMPADPTKPGGYAIDKNHLHIWPRHSFMLIGLPNKDGSFTLTLFLPFSSLAALTTREAASRFFLENFPSAVQIVGEKMLLDDFENNPRGNLVTINVTPSAWSSHALLLGDASHSMVPFYGQGLNCGLEDVRVLNSVLEKHKVPSTTSLEVGETDPQLELALKAYSIERQADLKAICELALQNYTEMRSHVLSPLHHFRRFLDSFLTRVLPSKPSSLHLSLTDPFPTKRVRGWTSLYEMVTFRPDVPYSEALRKENHQKEIMVWTGYISGLVALGGVGSVGFKLARKWAERR; encoded by the exons ATGACAGGGACTAGACCGAGGAAAGCATTGGTCATCGGAGCTGGACCAGTGGGAGCGCTCACCGCTCTGAGTCTACATCGACGAGGATGGGAAGTGGAATTATGGGAGTCACGAGATG ATCCACGAGGTGTAGATGCGGCTCCAAGTAATCTGAGATCCATCAATCTGGCCATATCTTCTCGTGGTCTTGAAGCTTTGAGAAGTGTCGATCCTTCTTTAG CTGAACAATTCCAAAATGAGGCTATACCCATGAAGGGACGAATGATTCATCACGTAGATGGCAAACAAGAATCACAAATATATGATCCCATAAATGAACAG TGTATCAATTCGATTGGTCGACCCTTACTGAATCAACGATTAGTCGAATCATTACCTGAAGAGATCAAGATACGTTTCAACACTAAATTATCACGAGTCGATCTGAATCATAAATATGCATATGGTTCTTCTGCAGATGACAAGAATGTCGTACCTGGTGAAGAACACGATGATGGCGAGATTGCAAGCACAGGTGCGGGTCTGAGTTCAGGTtcgaagaagggaaaaaacaaggagaaagaagactcaaaatcaacttcttttgATTTAATTGTCGGTTGTGACGGAAGTTGGTCAAAAGTTAGAACCTCGATGATGCGTatggaaag GATCGATTTCTCACAATCGTTCATCCCTCATGCCTATATCGAACTACACATGCCTGCAGATCCTACAAAACCAGGAGGATACGCTATAGATAAAAACCATCTTCACATATGGCCAAGACATTCTTTCATGCTGATTGGTTTACCCAATAAG GATGGTTCCTTCACTCTTACTTTGttccttcctttctcttccttaGCAGCGCTCACAACCAGAGAGGCAGCAAGTCGATTCTTCCTTGAAAATTTCCCTTCTGCTGTTCAGATCGTAGGCGAAAAGATGCTATTGGACGATTTCGAGAATAACCCCAGAGGAAACCTTGTCACTATCAAT GTCACACCTTCAGCTTGGTCCTCTCACGCTTTACTCTTAGGCGATGCGTCACACAGTATGGTACC GTTTTACGGACAGGGACTAAATTGTGGTCTTGAAGACGTCCGTGTGCTCAACTCAGTACTGGAGAAACATAAAGTGCCATCGACTACATCACTTGAAGTCGGTGAAACTGACCCTCAACTCGAACTGGCATTAAAAGCTTATTCAATTGAAAGACAAGCTGATCTGAAAGCTATCTGCGAGCTGGCCTTGCAAAATTA TACCGAGATGCGATCTCATGTCCTCTCGCCACTACATCATTTCAGGCGTTTCCTCGATTCATTCCTCACACGTGTATTACCCtccaaaccttcttccttaCACCTGTCACTCACAGATCCCTTCCCAACCAAGAGGGTGCGAGGATGGACAAGTCTATACGAGATGGTGACTTTCAGACCGGATGTTCCTTATTCTGAAGCACTAAGAAAggagaatcatcaaaagGAAATAATGGTCTGGACTGGATATATAAGTGGTTTGGTCGCACTAGGCGGAGTCGGATCGGTGGGATTCAAGTTGGCTAGAAAATGGGCTGAGCGGAGGTAG
- a CDS encoding thioredoxin has protein sequence MVKAIESYDEFKTLISGPETVVVDYWATWCGPCKMISPHFGKLEAKYPGVKFVKVDVEEQEEIAKEAGIKAMPTFIAYKDGQPIETVTGAVPAKLNALLEKISA, from the exons ATGGTCAAAGCTATTGAATCTTATGACGAGTTCAAGACTCTT ATCTCAGGACCTGAGACTGTCGTAGTCGATTACTGGGCTACATGGTGTGGACCATGTAAGATGATCTCTCCTCATTTCGGTAAACTTGAAGCCAAGTACCCTGGTGTCAAATTTGTCAAAGTCGACGTAGAGGAACAAGAG GAAATCGCCAAAGAAGCAGGTATCAAAGCTATGCCAACTTTCATCGCTTACAAAGATGGTCAACCCATCGAGACAGTCACCGGTGCCGTCCCCGCCAAGCTTAAT GCTCTTCTCGAAAAGATCTCTGCTTAA
- a CDS encoding glycine cleavage system T protein codes for MSALRPIIRCSRSTLKPIEVSRQGSRVTSMRGFATSLKVSEELSKTPLYDFHVENKAKMVPFAGWSMPLSYGEVGQITAHKHVRSSAGLFDVSHMLQHNFTGSTSQEFLLTLCPSSLKSLQPFTSTLSVLLNESGGIIDDTIITKHSDESFYVVTNAGRAKEDKEWIEKQLSKWNAEHEGEEQVKWETLDGYGLIALQGPKSSQVIQSLTETDLNQIKFGQSAFVDLDTGKEKVKCHIARGGYTGEDGFEISIPPANAVEMTSRIANHPDVQLIGLGARDSLRLEAGMCLYGHDLDGTVSPVEAGLSWVIGKDRRAEDSQPSFPGKSRIISELASGPSRRRVGFEITGAPAREGCKVFDSTGTKELGVITSGIPSPSLGKNIAMGYVANGSHKKGTSVMVEVRKKMREAIVRPMPFVPTKYFK; via the exons ATGAGCGCTCTTCGACCTATTATACGATGTTCCCGTAGTACCCTCAAACCTATCGAGGTGTCTCGACAGGGATCACGTGTTACCAGCATGAGAGGATTCGCTACTTCCCTCAAAGTATCTGAAGAA CTCTCTAAAACCCCTCTCTATGATTTCCACGTTGAGAATAAGGCTAAGATGGTACCATTTGCGGGATGGAGTATGCCTTTGAGTTATGGTGAAGTTggacaaa TTACTGCTCATAAACATGTTCGTTCATCTGCCGGTTTATTTGATGTTTCCCACATGCTTCAACACAATTTTACTGGATCAACAAGTCAAGAATTTCTCTTAACACTTTGTCCTTCATCTCTTAAATCACTTCAACCATTCACTTCTACCCTTTCCGTCTTACTGAATGAAAGTGGTGGTATTATTGATGATACTATCATCACCAAACATTCTGATGAATCGTTTTACGTCGTTACCAATGCGGGCagagcgaaagaagataaagaatgGATCGAAAAACAATTATCTAAATGGAATGCTGAACATGAGGGTGAAGAACAAGTTAAATGGGAAACTTTAGATGGTTATGGTTTAATAGCTCTTCAAGGGCCAAAATCATCTCAAGTAATTCAATCTTTAACAGAAACGGATttaaatcaaatcaaattcggTCAAAGCGCTTTCGTAGATTTAGATacaggaaaagagaaagttAAATGTCACATTGCAAGAGGTGGTTATACcggagaagatggattcgAA ATCTCTATCCCTCCTGCCAACGCCGTCGAAATGACATCTCGTATTGCCAATCACCCCGATGTCCAACTCATTGGACTTGGTGCTAGAGATTCATTGAGACTTGAAGCTGGAATGTGTCTTTACGGTCATGATCTAGATGGAACAGTTAGTCCTGTTGAAGCTGGTTTGAGCTGGGTCATAG GCAAAGATAGAAGAGCAGAAGACtctcaaccttctttccctgGTAAATCACGAATCATCTCTGAATTGGCTTCAGGTCCATCtagaagaagagttggatTCGAAATCACCGGTGCTCCTGCCAGAGAAGGTTGCAAAGTATTCGACTCAACAGGTACCAAAGAGCTTG GAGTAATAACATCTGGTattccatctccttcattAGGTAAAAATATCGCTATGGGTTACGTAGCAAATGGATCTCACAAAAAAGGTACTTCAGTCATGGTTgaagtgagaaagaagatgagagaagcTATCGTCAGACCAATGCCTTTTGTTCCTACGAAATACTTCAAGTAA